The Lates calcarifer isolate ASB-BC8 linkage group LG19, TLL_Latcal_v3, whole genome shotgun sequence genomic interval GCGCTCTATTCACCTGCTTTGAAACTTGTCTTATTACCATACATATTAGAACATCCCAATATATCTTTCAGCTAATAGTTAGTTTCATTATTCATTCTTCTGAATATTTTCTTGACTTATTGTCTTAAAAATTGTTGCtggttaattttctgtcgatCAGTCagttgactaattgtttcagttaGTTGAGTAATTGTTGTTTTCACAAACTGTTGATGTGGCTGAGCCAGACAACAACCTCCTTAACCAGCAGTAAGCCTTTTCTTGTGCTGttgtcttcattttcttttttttcttccttccctctcccccttattttggttttctgacTCCCTGCAAGTGTTCAAAACCATAAAGAGCAACTTGTTCctcttaaaatgtaaaatgagtCCAGACTGTTTACAAATGACGGGAAGTCCAAACTAAAATGAAGCTAAGTGGCCGTGCTGAGCATTTCCACTCATCGACAGCCAGGCCTTGGAGGAATTATCCCCCAAGAGTGATGGAGCAAATTTATCATGAATCgattcagtgtttattttgcatTCAGTATATATTTTAATGGGACAAATACTTGGTTGAAGAGAAGTAACtaaggagaaaaaggaaacactgtcactaaagaaaatgttaacattaattGATGTTGCCCTGACAAGGAGACAGCATCTGCTTTGTCATTTATAGTGGTATTGTGGTTAACTTCCACGTCCTCTCCCATAAACAAATCTATTTTTCTACCAGAGACGACGTCTTGTTTACCCACTATTTCACCACATTTCAATACTTATACTGTAAGTGGTCATTTCACCCAGGATGTTAAGGAAAAATCCAAGGAGAGTAGGTATTCCTGTCCCATTTAAGCCCACTTTAATGAACCAGCTACATGACCATAGTTCCTTATCCATTTTTCTGCTGAAATGCAACACTGCCTTTTCATTTCTTTACCATTTTCCAGAAGCGGTGCAAAACTGAAAGGGTGAAAGAAACGGAGAAAAAAGTAACATGACAGCACAGGAAACGACAAACCGAACATTATGGGATGCcggttttctttttcttggaAAAACGGAAAAATTCAGGCCAAGCATCAGGTCTCCACCATCTTGTGGCTTCCACTGCTGCGCCAGCATCCATCCACTGCAGTCatccctcctcacacacacacacacacacacacacacacacacacacacagtatttgtcacacattcacatattcaAACTAGCTGTAACCCCCCTACATGGACATCGTGGTTGAGGCATTTTGATTGGACTCGAGCCCTTTATTAACTACCATTTATGAGGCAGAAGAGCTTCAAACCCATAAGTTCCAACCTAACGTCAAGTGCAAAAGAGAggggatttttttctctttctttctttccttccttctctctttcatggAGAGAACAGAATGTACTGAAGGCAACAGGCAGGCAGGAAGAGAGTGGCTAAAGCCCTAATGATATGGTATATGATTGTAaccttggtgtgtgtgtgtgtgtgtgtgtgtgtgtgtgagagagagagagagagagagagtgcaagcAGAGTGGATGGGCCTCTTCAACAAAGTTTTACTCACAAGTCCTTTGGAATTGTTcattaaagacaaaatgaagCCTCTCTGgttttccctctctttgtcctACCCTTCCTCTTGCATGCATCACTATCTGCCTGGCCAAGGTGGAAAAGTTGGTGTATCgacaaaagcaaaatgtaacaaaatgcaGTGGAAACAGACTTACGCATGCACGCATGGGacttaaacattttttgaagaGACTGAAAGTAGCAACAGAACGTCAGATATGTGTGGAGTGATAATAAGACCATATATCCATCATGTTTTCTGCATTGTCTTTCATCATTTAAGAGTTGACTTGCATTCTTTTAATTATACCGTcttgttgtctctgtttctaCCGTGGTTATACCAATACCTGTCTGGGGAGTTAGTGCCACCAGCTGTTTATCGTGACAAACTTAAATATTGATAAAACAGCAATGGATGGAAATGTccattaaatcacattttcttttgcctcATTTCTtgaaattcaattaaaatttGTGTATACCCAATGAAAACCCACCTGTCAAtcagtttttttatataatgcggaatcacaacaaaagttatttcAAGGCAGTTTTCATATAGcgcaggtctagaccatactctttcTATTATTGTGTTTACAAAGAAAGATCCAACAGTTCCCTGTTGGCATCTTTATTTCTAGGTCTAAACTGCAATTTCTAGCCAAAAGGAGGCACAGTATTAACTGGAACTGTAGCTCACCTATTGTTTCTGATTCTACTTTGCTGTCTACCCTCTTCTTCAGCAAATTCACTCCCATGCTAACTTTCCAACTTCACAGAGCCCCATAGACTTTTTCAGATAGAGCTCATGTCAAACCAACTGTGCTCTTTGGCAGCCAAACCTTTTGCTACTGATCAACACTCTCAGTGCCCTGTGTCTCATAACAGCAGCAGTAGGAGTGCAAAATGGAGTGAGAGGTCAAGTTGGGAACTTCCTGTCCAGATTTCAGGAAGTAGAAAGTGCCAGAGTCGTACAGTGTAGCACTGAGCAGCCAGTCAGGGCTTGGTTTAAGCCGTTGTCAGGGTTTTCTTTAATTTATATGGAGCTGTGAGTTTGGATAGAGGTGATATCCTGCAGTCAGATAATCACACAGATTGTCTGCTTAGTGAGGACAATGTAACAATTGCAAAGACAATCACTGGAATATCTCTGACTGAAATCAGATCTGGACTCATAATTGTCCTGATCCTCCttagaaatattttcatatattcTCTGAATCCTGGCCATTAGACTCAGACAATGCCCTGGTTTGGAATGAGCTTCAACACAGAGAGAGCCCTAGGAGAGCCTGTTAGTGGCCTGGATAAGAGCATTGAAGGCAGAGCGAGGGACTGGCAGTGCCCTGGTTAGTCTGTCATTAGGAATGTGTCTGCATAAAAGGGGTCAGTTTCCCTGCCTCACAGCCCTTACCCCCCTCCAGGTTTTCCATAATTGTCAAACAAAGCACAGAACAGGGGAATGAAACTCAATTTGAGCCTAGTTGAGAATATCTCAGCAAACCTCCTCACACCTTCCTTCCTTGTTTTCAAACTCTTACATCTTTTGCTTTTTATGCTGTGGTCTTGAAGATGAATAATAAAAGTAGGAATATCCTCCTGATTCATGAGTATCCAGGTGTGGAGAATCAAAGGAGTTCAGGAATATTAGAGTTCATCAGCACTTATCTATTTAGGTCATGGTTCTAAATGGAATGAATTCATGGTTTAAGACTAGACACTGATGGCCTACATTCCCTCACCATCATTTCTTTGACTTTCATCTCTtgcctctcccttttcctcAATCAGTTTCATCTTTCCTCCTTCCCATCTCACCCACCATCTTTCCAATTCCCTCCTGTCTTGTCCTGAATGTAGCTAATGAGGCCCCAGCCCTGTGATAAGTGAATCAGGTATGTTGATTGGTTTGGCAGAGGCGGGGCCCTTGCCAGAGTCGCTTTGCACGCACCGCCGCCCCTTAAAAGCGCCCACTTGGCCATGCTGGTGTGCGTGTCTGAGAGAGATCGAGgggagagatgagggagggaggtagagaACTGGCAAAGAAATAAAagggagaatgagaggagaggtAGGCAACCTGCCAAGACAGGAGTAGCTGGACCTAACGAAACGCCATTATTAACCAGGATGAGGCTTGACCAAAGCTGCTCTCAGAGTTGTTGAACTTCAGATATCATGCTAAACCCTATCAGAAATCTGTTAATGCCAAAGTTACGAAGACATAATTTGAAGGATGTTAGTGGGCAGGACAGTGGGACCACCAGATTGGAAAAAATATCAATCTAGTTTGGTGTCCAGAAATCACTTTTTTCTCCTTGGGCACATTGTAATTCTCTTAAGTTATTAAGTGGTTATATTTTCCCTGTGCTGCATAGTGCAGTCTGAAGACCTGTCATAAAGAATTGAACTATAGCTATTGAATTTTTTCATTGCCAGCAagcactttctgttttttatggATATATGGGAATTCCACTGGAACAGAATCAGTCAGGACAGGTTTGGACCACAGTGACCACCTCAAGACAACAGAGGAAAAATTGGTCTACAACTCACTTAACAAGCCGCAGCTGGCTGAAGATAACGCAACACAAAACGACTGTATTGACTAAGGTGTTTTGGCATTCAAGTAGGCAGCTAGGCTAGCAGTTTTCTCTCCAACGTTCTCCCCCATTTGTCTTTTCCCCCTGCTCCCTCTTAAGTCCATGTTCTTCATTTCCTTAAAGCCTTGTACTGCAACTGAGAAGATTACCAAACCACTAGACCTCATGAAAGTAAAGAATAATTAAAATGCTAAGGCCAAACGCTTTGAGTTCAGATCGTACTTCTTCATAAAGTAATTGTTGCCATATTGACGTTCAAAGCTCAATGCCATGGTTTATGTTCAGCAAGACTTTTAATGAAGTGTGGGGAGAGTGGTTTGGGATTTTTACGCCAATGAAATGATAGAAAATATATGAAGCTGTGTTGGAGTAAACCATAATGGCAAGTTATACCATGTTGTATACCATGTACACACATAGTTCATATAGATAAAAAGATTTTGTTAATTTACTGCTCTGGTTGATGTTTTAGAAGCGTTAAAAGGGGTTTAATGGGAAAGAAAACTACAGTAGTGCTTAAGTGTCGTAGTTAGAAAGGCAATCTTTGAACATGGCGCTGGATGTGAGGAGaaagcagagacacagcagtGGCTGGTTGTCATGGGGTCGATAAGTGATGATATGTGCAGATGTTGTGTTCTACCCTCAGGTcgattcccccccccccccccccccaccccacgcGGTCAGTGGGGGAAGCTGGTCAGAATGACGGGGGGAAGGGGAGTAATAGGATTTAGAGGGAGCATGAAAGCCCACTACCTGAATCATGCATGAGACAAAAGCATCCGCTGTTAGATTTATGGAGGACATGCTGACCGGCAAATTGCTGAGTGCTAATAATCTATGTTCTCATCACATCAAGCCATGCTGGGACCACAGATAGGAACTAGCAAATTATAATGGctatagaaatataaatatgatCCAACCTGTAACATAATTGTACTGAGAGAAAGGACAACACAGCATCAATATACTTATTTGTAGCAATTGTGGGATTTCTGTAATGTCTCATCTTGTATAAGAGCTGATTTATTTATGTCCAatagtttcttttcttttatcatCACATCCATCCCAAGTGACCATGAATGGTGTCGTGTTGTATCGGGCCTGTGAtgtggttaccatggtgatggctgtgtatgtgtgcagatgGGGTGTCTGTGAAGGAGGCCGGTGTTATTGAGATATGCTGCTGTCAGCAGAAGCAGGCAGGCAAGCAGAAATCGATGTTGGATACAACAGCAGGGAGAcaacaaagtgtgtgtttgtgagtatgCCTGTGCAGGCATGTTGAAACCCCCATACTCCCACGCGTGGGCTGTGccacccccacctccttcaTAGGACAGACAAGGTGAAATACATGGTGGTTCAAAGGCAAAAAGGAAGAGCGGTGCAGTTCATGGTAATTGAGAAACCGATTCCCAGTCAGATCTGTAATTGCCAGAAAATGTAGCCAGAGCaagatttgtttgtgtatgtgccaagttgtgtgcaagtgtgtttttATAGCCCATGTGTTGGTGTTTGGCCTCATTTAGTCCTGTCCTATGGTTTGTGTCATAGCAATTAGATGGAACTGTAAAATCATACAGTATGCTGACTGGGCTcgtctgctgcagctgatctctctcttccctcactCCTTTTACTTTCTGACCTGCGTTTTGAGAATGCAAATGACTATCATTGACAAATTAGAGATGACTAAGTGTTgtttcctctgttcctcctACAGATGACAGATTTGCCTGCTAAACATCGCTCTGAGGGATCTTCAAAGTTTTAAAGTGACAGTCACgtcaaaagaaaacaagacagaccGCAGAGAGAAGAGTATTTCCTCAAGAGCCTGAAGGACTTGCTATCACTACCACACAAATGTGGACCTCCCAAAACGCTGTCATCAAATAAtctgagcaacaaaacaaacacacccaataaaacataaaacttgGTAGCCATGTCTGATCATAAAGACATGACACATCGCCACTTGCGGCACAAGCTGCAGAGTCTTGGCCGAAGGCTGGATGAACTTGAAGAAGCCACCAACAAGCTGCAGAAGTCTGAGGATGAGCTGCTTGACATACAGGTCAGTACTGGTTGATTTGTGACAGTGTGCTTATGTGTGCATTTCAGAAGCATTGAGTAGGGTGAGGTACAACAGAAATACAATTCaagaataatgaataaatggCTGAACTCTTTACTCTACAGGACAAGATTATCCAGGCAGAGGGCAGCAACTCATCTCTGCTTGGTGACGTGGAGGCCCTGAGGAAACGTCTCCTGAAGATCCAGGGTAAAGATGAGGAGGTACGCAAAGCTGAGGACCTCTGCCGCACAGTCAGAGAGAAactggaagaggaggaaaatctCACAAAGGAGCTAAAGGCCGAGATTGAACGCCTGCAGCGGAGAATGGCTGAACTGGAGAAACTGGAAGAAGCTTTTGGGAAAAGCAAGTCTGACTGCAGCCAGCTCTGCCTCAGCCTCAACGAGGAGAAGAACTTGACCAAGAAGCTGTCGTCTGAGTTGGAGTCTCTCAAAGCCCGTTtgaaggaggtggaggggtcTGAAACAAAGCttgacagagcagagcaggctTTGGCTATGGAGCTTGAGAAGCTCAAGGGATTCACTCAGACCTTTATGAGTGAGCGTAAGAGGCTActagagaaacagagagaggatgagaagaTTATTCTAAAGCTGACAGAAAAACTGGAGCACCAGAAGAATCGCCTCGGCATGTCAGCGGACCCTGGCAGGGCAGATTTCATGCGGTCACGTATTGAAGATGAGCTGTCATCTACGGGGCTCCTTACAAGTAAACTGGCTGGACACAAGAAGAACCTTGACTACTTCAAGTTGCCTGATGACAACATCAGTCTTGTGAATAAGTCTGAAAATCAGAAGAACAGCAGTCTTGAGGGCTCACAGGAGGAGGACAACAAAGTAAAGGAGCTGACGCAGGAAGTAGAGAGGCTGAAGAACCGCCTTAAACAGTTGGAGATAGTTGAGGGGGATTTGAAGAACTCGGAGTCCAAAAATGACGAACTTCATGAGAAGTTCCAGATGGAACGGAACCGGGCTCGCCAACTGAGTGAGCAGGTGGAGCAGCTCAGGACGCAGCTGTGCGGAAAAGGTGGGATTGGAGGAAATGGAAGCAGTAATGTGGATAAACACGGCAATGGAAGCAGTAACATTTGCCCCAACAGTCCTGCTAACGTCCTGGAGAACGGCAAAGCTGAGAATGAAGAGATTGTGAAGGGCGGTTTCAGACAGGAGAAGCCTAAATACAGGAGTGCTGCAGCTGTCTCAGAACCGAGCTCCCCcaaacacaggaacagggagCTCTCTCCTCAGCATAAGAGAGAGACTAAGCTGAGGAACAAAGACCTGAGCCACTCTGAGGAGAGCTCACCGAAGTCTGTGAGGAGAGCCCTCAGTCCTGCTCACAAGAGCAGGAGGATACCCAAAACTCCAACTACTGCAATTTCGTCTGATAACGGAATAagagacacaggaagaggaacTGAGGAGAAGACGAGAGGAGCCGCATACAGCTCTGTAAATACATCTTCTAGTGATATTAAAAAGGTGTCTGTTCTTAGTCGCTACCCTCCAGCCGCTAATGACCAGAAGCCACTGAGGACAACCCACAAACAGACTGATGGGGAGACAAAAAAGAGCAGAGTAGAAAAGTTTTCAAAATTGTACGTAGGTAGTGATAGCGAATCAAACAACTCTGATGTAGTGCCTGACAGCTCCAGTAACATCAACAGTATCTCTGCACTCGAGAAGGACACAGCATCTGCCTCAGATCAGGAATCAATAGATCAGGTTCAGGAAGCTGTCTCTGTAGCCTCCACCCTGTCCAAAGCCAATGGATCATACACAGCATACAGATCCCTTGTCACTCCTCTGCAGGCCAATGACCAGGGGTCAGAGGGTCATTCCTCTGCCTCAGAAACAGAATCTACTGGTTCAAGGCCCTCTGAACTAGAGCCAGTGACTGAGACAACTGCGACAACTGTAAGCAGTCGGACTCCAACCTCCAGATATCCTAGATACTCCCATGTCCATGACTCACATTCAGAGGGCTCCTCTTCCAGGAGCTCTTTCGATGAGGAGCTACACAGCAGGACACAGTTAGCGGAGGGGGGCCACCAGGGGCCCACACATACTCCGTCAGGGATTGAGATCCAGCGAGTGTGCAGCCCACGTGAGGCGCTGAGGTCAAAAGCTGTCATCAAGCCTGCCATTGTTGAGATTGACAGGAAGGAAGTGATGATTTCAGAACCTCTGTCCACCAATGGCAAACCCAAAATCTCCACCAAACCAATTGTGACCACCACTAGTAAAATGACCAGTAGTATAACTATCTACCCCAACGACCCAAGCTCTTCCAGAACcagcagccgcagcagcagcgTGTGCAGTGAGCCCATGTCTGTCAAAGAACGCCACACCTCTACTAGTAACATCCTCATAGGTAAGTTTTAACAATTCACAAACCAGGTTCACTTCAGTGCTTCAAACACTCAATACCCTTATTTGCCTACAATCTGTATGAAGTTCTCTATAGTTTGAAATCCTGTCCTGGTATTGTATGAGCCCATAGTTCAACACTTTTGTGAACACAATGAGCCATCATTGAACCAGAGTAATTAGTTTTGAGCAGTAAAATTGCATGTTAACCTTTTAATGCATTTGGTTTTTGAATACTTTTTGCTCTAGTTTTTAGTGTCTCattgaattaattattttaattaattattttccattttcatggATCAGTTGAGGTGCAATATTTATAGAACAAATGGATTAATGTTTTTTTGGTGCTATGAAAGAATACAATTAGCAAATATATTAGAATATAAGGTGTTGTATCAAGACAAAAATCTACAGCCACGCCAGCAACTCTCTGAGGCTGTACTTGAGcttaatgctaatgtcagcacaCTAACATGCTGATGCAGGTATGGGATATTGCATTACTGGTGtatctataaaatgttttgcttaGAAAATATTTGATATCGTTTTACTTATCGCCAGGCCCCAGCAATGAGCACCATGGCAGTATTTCCGTCCCGTATGAAATCTCCATCCCCAAGAGTGAGATCACCTTGCGACCATGCCAGGACCAGGATTGTGGGGCTGATGACCACAGCGATCCCTCGTCAAGGTCCAAACTCCACAGCACCTCCAGGGTCGAGACCACCACCAGCCATCGGTGCTGCCAACGCAGCAACTTCAGCCTCCAGTCCCCAGACACCATGTCCGCAGACTTCAATGACACAGAGTCAGGCTtcgagagcagcagcagcagtaccaCTACAGTCACCAGCTGGAGGACCCAAAGACAAAGCCAGCACTCCCAAGAAGACAGTTTACCAGACATGAAGAATGTGACTGTGAGAAGCACCTGGAGGAATAAAGGCACTGTGTCAATGGATGAGACGGGCCGGGGAAGAGGGGCCGCCAGGGCGATGATGGATGGTGGGTCTGAAGACGAGACAGAAGCTGCAACAACATGGAGGGCTTACCGGGCAACCACTTTCGACACTGAAGAAACTATAAACAGTGGCACTGGAGCTGGTGGGAATGCTGCAGCACAGAAGGGAGCCAAGCCGTCCCCTGCAGAGGTGAGAGAATGAGACAAAGTCTTAGCTGAGAATGACTACAGtcacaaatgtgaaaataattttgaGGAGTGTACTACTTCATAGCTACATAATGTTGTTCTTTGTATTGCTCCCTATCCCAGGTGTACATGCGTAGGATTAACAGTGTGGTTACTAACACTAAAGAGGTGGAGGAACCAGTGCTTCGCAGAGGCAAGCGTTCTCAGTCTCCTTCTATGGACACAGGAGCCCTGGGGAGGACCATACCCCATGCACCTGTGACCTCTCAGTCCTGGGGCAGATCATATGCACATCAACCACCGGTAGGACACCCACCTTGAGGTTTTCAAACTTTACATACTTGATTTAGTCCCTATCTGACTTAGAAAAAAAAGTAGTTGTCTTTTGACTCTAAAGAAGGAAACATGGTTCCTCAGAGAAAACACCAACAGAA includes:
- the luzp1 gene encoding leucine zipper protein 1 → MSDHKDMTHRHLRHKLQSLGRRLDELEEATNKLQKSEDELLDIQDKIIQAEGSNSSLLGDVEALRKRLLKIQGKDEEVRKAEDLCRTVREKLEEEENLTKELKAEIERLQRRMAELEKLEEAFGKSKSDCSQLCLSLNEEKNLTKKLSSELESLKARLKEVEGSETKLDRAEQALAMELEKLKGFTQTFMSERKRLLEKQREDEKIILKLTEKLEHQKNRLGMSADPGRADFMRSRIEDELSSTGLLTSKLAGHKKNLDYFKLPDDNISLVNKSENQKNSSLEGSQEEDNKVKELTQEVERLKNRLKQLEIVEGDLKNSESKNDELHEKFQMERNRARQLSEQVEQLRTQLCGKGGIGGNGSSNVDKHGNGSSNICPNSPANVLENGKAENEEIVKGGFRQEKPKYRSAAAVSEPSSPKHRNRELSPQHKRETKLRNKDLSHSEESSPKSVRRALSPAHKSRRIPKTPTTAISSDNGIRDTGRGTEEKTRGAAYSSVNTSSSDIKKVSVLSRYPPAANDQKPLRTTHKQTDGETKKSRVEKFSKLYVGSDSESNNSDVVPDSSSNINSISALEKDTASASDQESIDQVQEAVSVASTLSKANGSYTAYRSLVTPLQANDQGSEGHSSASETESTGSRPSELEPVTETTATTVSSRTPTSRYPRYSHVHDSHSEGSSSRSSFDEELHSRTQLAEGGHQGPTHTPSGIEIQRVCSPREALRSKAVIKPAIVEIDRKEVMISEPLSTNGKPKISTKPIVTTTSKMTSSITIYPNDPSSSRTSSRSSSVCSEPMSVKERHTSTSNILIGPSNEHHGSISVPYEISIPKSEITLRPCQDQDCGADDHSDPSSRSKLHSTSRVETTTSHRCCQRSNFSLQSPDTMSADFNDTESGFESSSSSTTTVTSWRTQRQSQHSQEDSLPDMKNVTVRSTWRNKGTVSMDETGRGRGAARAMMDGGSEDETEAATTWRAYRATTFDTEETINSGTGAGGNAAAQKGAKPSPAEVYMRRINSVVTNTKEVEEPVLRRGKRSQSPSMDTGALGRTIPHAPVTSQSWGRSYAHQPPAADSIDPSPNPSHSPASWRRQLPSSDSHHLGSSYDRPSSKTAGASSRGGELWSSRGQGSGARAEGRSGGGSRPWSHRQSDYH